CCGGCTCACAGAGGTGGACCTGATCGGCTTTTACCGGGCCGATCAGATCGCCGCCTCGGCGGGCCTGCCGAAGGACGGCGACGGGAGAATCCAGGCGGCCATCCGCCATGTCGTGGAGGAACAGACTTCCAGCCTGGGCCATTGCTGGCTCCCTATGGAGGATGTCATCGAGCAGTCACTCATGCTCCTGAACCGGGAGGCTCGTTCGGTGGAGCGGCAGCACGTTGAGCAGGCCCTAAGCCGGTTATGCACCCTGGCCGACGACAAGGGTCGGACTGTGCTGGTACAGAACGGGCAGGTAGTGTATCCAAGCTGGCTGTATCAGGCCGAACAGCGTCTGGCGGAAAACGTGCAGGCGATGGCGGGTGTCCGAACCGACCCGTCTGCCAATCTGGACAGACACATTCTCGCCTATGAGCGTGCCACCCGGATTGAACTAGCGCCGGAGCAATGGCAGGCGTGTCGGGCCATCTCTCAGACGGATCTGTTGATTTTAACGGGCGGTCCGGGTACAGGTAAAACGCAAACAACCCGTGCTGTTTTGTATGTCTTTGAAAAACTGCATCCCGAAGCGAAAATCCTCCTGGCAGCCCCCACCGGACGCGCCTCCCGGCGCATGGCCGAAGTCACTGGCCGGGAGGCGGGAACGTTGCACCGGATGCTAGGCATCGGCAAGGACGGCAAAGCCCAGTACAACCGGGACAACCCGCTTCCCTGCGACCTGCTTGTGGTCGATGAATCCTCCATGATGGATCTCTCGCTGGCCTACCGGGTATTCGACGCCCTGGCGCCGGGGACGAAAGTGCTGCTGGTGGGGGACACGGACCAGTTACCGTCCGTGGGTCCGGGGAACGTGCTGAAAGACCTGATTGAGGCCGGTTGTCCATCGGTCCGGCTGACCCGGATCTTCCGTCAGGCGGAACAGAGCCAGATCGTGCTGAACGCGCACCGCATTAACCGGGGGCAGGCGCCCCAGATCAATCCGGCCAAGGGAGACTTTTTCTTCATCCGGCAGGAAGACCCCGAAAAAGTGGCCGACTTGATCGTTCGGTCCGTCGTGCGGCTGATCCAAAAAGGGATGGGCATTGAGGACATCCAGGTGCTGTGCCCGATGAAGAAAGGGCATACCGGGACGGATAGCCTGAACCGGCGGTTGCAGGAGGTTGTCAATCCGGCGCGGGGCAATGCAGCGATGGAGGAAATCACTTACGGCAGCCAGGTGTTCCGCCTCCGGGACAAGGTGATCCAGACAAAGAACAACTACGGCAAAGGCGTATTCAACGGTGACATCGGAACCATTGTGTCGGTTGGAACGGTGCAGACGAACAGCGACGATAGCGATTCGGAACCCGCGGAGGGCATTGCGGTCCAGTTTAACGGCCAGGAGGTCGCCTACACACAGGACGAGTTGGGGCAGTTGGCGCTGGCCTACGCCATCACCGTCCACAAGAGCCAGGGAAGCGAGTTTAAGGCCGTAATCGTCCCCATCACAACGCAGTCCTACGTCATGCTGGCAAGGAACCTTCTGTATACGGCGGTCACGCGGTCCAGGGAGATGGCGGTCCTTGTTGGGACGGACAAGGCCCTTTGGATCGCCGTCAAGAACGACAAGGTGAGCCAGAGAAATACCGGATTGAAGGAAAAACTCAGGCCTTTTAATTCATGCTGAGATGGATTTATCCCTATATCATCTATGTTTCTCGTCTATCGCCCAGTTGTTTGACACCGATCACAACGCCAGTATAATAAAAACTGTGAATGGTTTTTTGGTGAATCCCGAATCGAAAATTTGGGTTTTTCACCTCACAAAAACCGTAGTGCCCAAGGTATGCCCAAAACGAGGCAGGCGCGACTTGCTGGAAGTCGAAAGCGCAGGCCTCAACATCCACAGAAATTTGGGTTTTTGACCTCACAAAAACCCGGTGCCCAAGGTGTGTCCAAAATTG
Above is a genomic segment from Heliomicrobium undosum containing:
- the recD2 gene encoding SF1B family DNA helicase RecD2 — protein: MLAVQIDLFQPQATEPAMGDARTAELRGTVRRIIFQKGDFYILAISPEQRKETVTATGEFFNLAPNDSLILWGEWVDHNRFGKQLKVTRWERPQPTNEAQLREYLSSAFIKGVGNIKAAQIVNVYGTNALDIILEQGPKALEAIKGIGPRQAEQIYKAIRDRHELHRVVMNLLPLGFTPKLAQRVYKKFGSRTIDIVKTDPYRLTEVDLIGFYRADQIAASAGLPKDGDGRIQAAIRHVVEEQTSSLGHCWLPMEDVIEQSLMLLNREARSVERQHVEQALSRLCTLADDKGRTVLVQNGQVVYPSWLYQAEQRLAENVQAMAGVRTDPSANLDRHILAYERATRIELAPEQWQACRAISQTDLLILTGGPGTGKTQTTRAVLYVFEKLHPEAKILLAAPTGRASRRMAEVTGREAGTLHRMLGIGKDGKAQYNRDNPLPCDLLVVDESSMMDLSLAYRVFDALAPGTKVLLVGDTDQLPSVGPGNVLKDLIEAGCPSVRLTRIFRQAEQSQIVLNAHRINRGQAPQINPAKGDFFFIRQEDPEKVADLIVRSVVRLIQKGMGIEDIQVLCPMKKGHTGTDSLNRRLQEVVNPARGNAAMEEITYGSQVFRLRDKVIQTKNNYGKGVFNGDIGTIVSVGTVQTNSDDSDSEPAEGIAVQFNGQEVAYTQDELGQLALAYAITVHKSQGSEFKAVIVPITTQSYVMLARNLLYTAVTRSREMAVLVGTDKALWIAVKNDKVSQRNTGLKEKLRPFNSC